A single region of the Plantactinospora soyae genome encodes:
- the cofC gene encoding 2-phospho-L-lactate guanylyltransferase, which translates to MGERNWTVVVPVKRLESAKSRLRGALDGVPHERLALALAEDTVGAVLACAPVGELLVVTDDPEVTRVLGRLGARIVAEPPESGLNPAFGGGAALVADGWVAALTADLPALRPVELAEALRGAESGPPGVRRFVADAPGTGTVLLTAPAGVALDPRFGPGSAAAHAASGAVPLTAAWPTLRRDVDTPADLLAATTLGLGRRTAELTRRSAPAGADR; encoded by the coding sequence GTGGGTGAGCGGAACTGGACGGTGGTCGTGCCGGTCAAGCGCCTCGAATCGGCGAAGAGCCGGCTGCGGGGCGCGCTCGACGGGGTACCACACGAACGGCTCGCCCTGGCGCTGGCCGAGGACACCGTCGGCGCCGTACTGGCCTGCGCCCCGGTGGGTGAACTGCTGGTGGTGACCGACGATCCCGAGGTCACCCGGGTGCTGGGGCGACTCGGTGCCCGGATCGTGGCGGAACCGCCGGAAAGCGGGCTCAATCCCGCGTTCGGTGGGGGCGCCGCACTGGTCGCCGACGGCTGGGTCGCCGCGCTCACCGCGGACCTGCCGGCCCTGCGTCCGGTCGAGTTGGCCGAGGCGTTGCGGGGCGCCGAGAGCGGTCCGCCCGGCGTACGCCGGTTCGTCGCCGACGCCCCCGGTACCGGCACGGTCCTGCTCACCGCCCCTGCCGGAGTTGCGCTGGATCCCCGGTTCGGCCCGGGTTCGGCGGCGGCGCACGCGGCCTCCGGTGCCGTACCGCTCACCGCCGCCTGGCCGACGCTGCGCCGGGACGTCGACACCCCGGCGGACCTGCTCGCCGCCACGACCCTCGGCCTCGGCCGGCGCACCGCGGAGCTGACCCGGCGGTCCGCGCCGGCCGGAGCCGATCGCTGA